The genomic DNA AGTTTCCACATTACACAATCGGCTCTAATGCAGATATTCCGGTCGTAGGGGGTTCCATATTATCCCATAACCATTATCAAGCAGGACGCCATGAATTTCCAATGGCGCTCGCTCAGTTAGAACGTGACTTTACTTTAAAGTCCTATCCTGAAGTTACGGCAGGTATCGTTCAATGGCCAATGAGTGTGATTCGTCTCATTTCGAAAGATACGGAACAACTGATTGCAGCAAGTGAATGGATTAGACAAAAATGGGAAGATTATAGTGACCCTACAGTGCAAATTAAAGCTAGAAGTAGTTCAGGAGAGCGACACCATACAATAACACCGATCGCAAGGTATCGAAATCATTGTTACGAAATGGACTTAGTCTTACGTGATAACCAACGGACTGAAGCTCATCCAGATGGTCTATTTCATCCACATCAAGATGTCCAACATATCAAAAAAGAAAATATAGGTTTAATCGAAGTTATGGGCACTGCCATTTTACCCGGACGGTTAAAAGACGAGCTCCAAAATGTGATTGCCTATTTAGAAGGCGACAAAAATGTTTCATTAGGTGTACACGAAAAGTGGGCACATGAGATGAAACGTCAATATGACTTTAATAAACTAGATGCTTATGAAATTGTCCGAAAAGAAGTGGGTTATAAATTTGAAAGAGTGCTACATGATGCAGGGGTTTTTAAAAGAAACACAACAGGTCAAGCTGCTTTTAATCGCTTTATCACCACATTAAATGAAACATGACACATCAAAACGTTCGAAATTTGATATACTGATTTCGAACGTTTTTATTTGAGATAGCA from Staphylococcus schleiferi includes the following:
- the galT gene encoding UDP-glucose--hexose-1-phosphate uridylyltransferase, which produces MMANASHVYQFADAVIEQGDFEIEDRIYVVNQILARLKANDVALLDNQFDVQPQSPIEMVNVLIEDAIQRGVYDDILAEREQLEASLMDLLTPKPSTVNRMFYLKYQQSPQAATDYFYELSHLNHYIKQEAVAKNIMYDVSTEYGNFEITINLSKPEKDARQIEREKLAPASKYPQCAICMENEGFYGSMTQAARSNHRIVRMNINGETWGFQYSPYVYFNEHSILLSEEHTPMKINQRTFENLLDFVRQFPHYTIGSNADIPVVGGSILSHNHYQAGRHEFPMALAQLERDFTLKSYPEVTAGIVQWPMSVIRLISKDTEQLIAASEWIRQKWEDYSDPTVQIKARSSSGERHHTITPIARYRNHCYEMDLVLRDNQRTEAHPDGLFHPHQDVQHIKKENIGLIEVMGTAILPGRLKDELQNVIAYLEGDKNVSLGVHEKWAHEMKRQYDFNKLDAYEIVRKEVGYKFERVLHDAGVFKRNTTGQAAFNRFITTLNET